The Verrucomicrobiota bacterium genome has a segment encoding these proteins:
- a CDS encoding 3-ketoacyl-ACP reductase encodes MNRVALITGASRGIGRGVALDLAQIGFDLVVNYAGNKDAADKTVAGCLEAARASGHPIRAESCQADVGQAPDRRRLLEFTKERFGRLDLLVNNAGITSIGRADILEATEENFDRLMAINLKGPYFLTQQAARWMIEQVQAERSTVQPADPAVPPPDYRPQIITISSISAYTVSTNRGDYCLAKAALGMLTKLYAVRLAEHGINVFEISPGIIASDMTAGVREKYDKLIADGLTPIRRWGVPEDVGRAVAAIAQDSFPFSTGEVINVDGGFHLRRL; translated from the coding sequence ATGAACCGCGTTGCCTTGATCACCGGAGCCTCTCGCGGCATTGGGCGCGGCGTCGCGCTGGACCTCGCGCAGATCGGATTCGATCTGGTGGTCAACTACGCGGGAAACAAAGACGCCGCGGACAAGACCGTGGCCGGTTGCCTGGAGGCCGCGCGTGCGAGCGGACACCCGATTCGTGCGGAGTCCTGCCAGGCGGATGTCGGTCAAGCCCCAGACCGCCGCCGCCTTCTGGAGTTCACCAAAGAGAGGTTTGGCCGGCTCGATTTGCTCGTGAACAATGCCGGCATCACTTCGATCGGGCGGGCGGATATTCTGGAGGCGACGGAAGAGAATTTTGATCGCCTCATGGCCATCAACCTGAAAGGCCCCTATTTCCTCACGCAGCAAGCGGCCCGATGGATGATCGAGCAAGTCCAGGCGGAGAGATCAACCGTCCAACCCGCCGATCCCGCCGTCCCGCCGCCGGATTACCGGCCGCAGATCATCACGATTTCATCCATCAGCGCTTACACCGTCTCCACCAATCGGGGCGATTACTGCCTGGCCAAAGCCGCGCTCGGCATGCTGACCAAGCTTTACGCGGTGCGCCTGGCGGAGCACGGCATCAACGTGTTTGAGATTTCTCCGGGCATAATCGCGTCCGACATGACGGCGGGTGTGAGGGAGAAATACGACAAACTGATTGCCGACGGATTGACGCCTATCCGGCGCTGGGGCGTGCCCGAGGACGTCGGACGAGCCGTTGCCGCCATCGCCCAG
- a CDS encoding terpene cyclase/mutase family protein, producing the protein MRVAGIAWFLALVLWAPGCTVDSLKKRGVVPPSTPEERAVAFLVREVPRWPRENHCFSCHNNGDAVRALYVASALGFQVPPSALADTTAWLRRPDQWENNKGDPGFSDKRLATIQFAAALAAAIETKHVQDRGEILAAARKLAPEQNANGAWLIEPVSALGSPATYGTHLATVAVLEALSPLRENRIFESRRKAEAWLVEAPVVSVLDSAAVVIGLARRSDPQSVAKRKECLDRIRRSQTLDGGWGPYVDSPPEPFDTAVVLLALAGLRSAPDVGALIRRGREYLVQTQLPNGSWPETTRPSGGESYAQRISTTGWATLALLRTGGERHGKSSVPKGPALGP; encoded by the coding sequence ATGCGTGTCGCGGGTATTGCCTGGTTCCTGGCGCTGGTTTTGTGGGCGCCGGGATGCACGGTTGATTCGCTGAAGAAGAGAGGCGTCGTTCCGCCATCCACTCCCGAAGAGCGCGCCGTGGCTTTTCTGGTCCGGGAAGTTCCGCGCTGGCCGCGGGAGAACCACTGTTTCTCTTGCCACAACAACGGCGACGCCGTCCGCGCTTTGTACGTCGCATCGGCCCTGGGTTTTCAAGTTCCGCCAAGCGCGCTCGCAGACACGACCGCCTGGTTGCGGCGACCCGATCAATGGGAAAACAATAAGGGCGATCCCGGCTTCAGCGACAAACGGCTCGCGACCATTCAATTCGCCGCCGCCCTGGCAGCCGCCATCGAGACCAAACATGTCCAAGATCGAGGCGAGATCCTGGCCGCCGCGCGCAAACTGGCGCCCGAACAGAACGCAAACGGCGCCTGGCTCATCGAACCGGTGAGCGCGCTGGGTTCACCCGCGACGTATGGAACACATCTGGCGACGGTCGCGGTCCTGGAAGCTCTGTCGCCGCTGCGCGAGAATCGAATCTTCGAATCCAGGCGAAAAGCGGAAGCGTGGCTCGTGGAGGCTCCCGTGGTGAGCGTTCTTGACTCCGCAGCGGTGGTCATAGGCTTGGCGCGCCGCAGCGATCCGCAGTCGGTTGCGAAACGAAAGGAATGTCTGGATCGAATTCGGCGGTCGCAAACTCTCGACGGCGGCTGGGGGCCTTACGTCGATTCGCCTCCGGAACCCTTTGACACTGCGGTCGTGCTTTTGGCGCTGGCAGGATTGCGCTCTGCGCCGGATGTGGGCGCCCTGATTCGGCGCGGCCGCGAATATCTCGTGCAGACGCAATTGCCCAACGGCAGTTGGCCGGAAACGACGCGGCCTTCGGGCGGAGAGAGCTACGCGCAACGGATTTCGACGACGGGCTGGGCAACGCTGGCGTTGCTGCGAACAGGAGGCGAGAGGCATGGAAAGTCTTCTGTTCCGAAAGGACCTGCACTCGGCCCATGA
- a CDS encoding tetratricopeptide repeat protein encodes MESLLFRKDLHSAHEPGRRGRWEEAIADLNRALALDPEPQGTYHCLAALFVQVGEFTNYRQICRQMVARFGATTEPQVAERMIKDCLILPSAGVGPTIMARWVELVEQTARQYEAHGWLELAAGLAAYRQGQHESAIRWSRKALQSDHQVRSVEASMVLAMALRQSNQTAEARQELARGVEYARQHMPRLENGDLGGSWIDWIIAQALMREAKTLIEQPASP; translated from the coding sequence ATGGAAAGTCTTCTGTTCCGAAAGGACCTGCACTCGGCCCATGAACCCGGTAGGCGAGGCCGTTGGGAGGAAGCCATCGCAGATTTGAACCGAGCTCTCGCGCTCGATCCGGAGCCGCAGGGGACCTACCATTGCCTGGCCGCATTGTTTGTCCAGGTCGGCGAGTTCACCAACTATCGACAGATCTGCCGGCAGATGGTCGCCCGCTTCGGGGCCACTACCGAACCGCAAGTCGCCGAACGAATGATAAAGGACTGCCTCATCCTCCCTTCCGCCGGAGTCGGCCCCACGATCATGGCACGATGGGTGGAGCTGGTTGAGCAAACGGCCCGGCAGTACGAGGCCCATGGGTGGCTCGAACTGGCGGCGGGGCTGGCGGCTTATCGGCAAGGCCAGCATGAGAGCGCCATTCGGTGGAGTCGGAAGGCGTTGCAGTCCGACCATCAAGTGCGCAGTGTCGAAGCTTCCATGGTGCTGGCGATGGCGCTCCGGCAATCGAATCAAACCGCCGAAGCGCGCCAGGAGCTGGCCCGTGGTGTCGAATATGCGCGCCAGCACATGCCGCGTCTTGAAAACGGCGACCTCGGCGGCAGTTGGATCGACTGGATCATCGCGCAGGCGCTCATGCGGGAGGCCAAGACGCTGATCGAACAACCAGCGTCTCCATGA